The segment AACATTTGCACCTTGTCAGGacacccagggaagctgtgcacAAACACCCTGCCCTCCCTCACTTtcccactggcagcagctctgccaaatGCTGAGCACCACAGGCTGGGAGCACCACCCTTCATCCCCACCCTGGAGCCATTCAGGATTCCTTCTTAGGCCTCTGGCTTTGGAAATGCCTCTCGGGAGGTGAAGCTTCCCTTGAGCTTGTCACAGACACTTTGCACACCAAGTCCTTCTGTTGCCTTATCAAGAAAACCAATACTCCAAAAGCCTTGGGGAATTGCTTGCCTGAATCACAGCCCAGTGGAACAATGTCATCATTATTGGAACGGTGAAAAATTCCTGTAATTACCGTCTCACACTACATCCAGGATGAAGACTGACTGAGGTCAATCATCCCATGACTTTACCCCAGCATTCCTAAGTGAGGCCCCTCAGCTCTCCTGGAccactgcaggggctgtgccaccaaCTCCTGCTGAGTGCATGGCTGAAGGCATGTGAACAGCCACAGCAAGTGCCCTAGGACTGCTGCCAGCCCGGATCTAGAATTAAATCTCTGCTGTAATTGTGGTAAACCCTCCCAAATCACCTTATTAATGTTACATTAGTCAGTGGTTAAGTGCTGCCACATCCTTTAGACAGAAACCATTGAGCAGGTCTGAGACTGAGAGCAGAATCAGCCCCAGCATGGATCCATCAGTCGTTTAGAAAGCAGTGGGCACCTCCCTGAACTTTGTGATTCATTTGAAGGGTCTCTCAtctccttttccatctccagctTCCATGTCAATCATTCTTGATTGATTCTaacccattttttccttcctatgtTTTACCCCTGCACAAAGCAATCGAGTGAACCTTGCCATGGAGCTTTGCTAAGTCCTGTTTTTGCAAACAGACACTGAACCTCCTTTTACCAACACCTGTGAGAGTGACTGCTAAGTGACCTAAAGCACTCATTTGTGACAGCCCAAACCCCTCAGGGGTGCACAGGGgacctgtgcagggcagggacagggggctcACCTGGTGGCTTTCCAGTCATTTTTGATGTTCTCCACACGTGACCTCAGCAGCCACATGGTCTTCAAAACCTCCTTTCCATACTCATCCACGAAGCACTGGCCCGTGAAAACAGTGATGGAGTCTGTGGGGACGAGACAGGAGGTGGAGGGGAGCGTGGCCGAGGTGGCAGGTCAGTGGCTGCCCCAGcgcaggggacagcagagccaagCAGACCCCTGCTGTCCGCGGCCTCTGGGGACAGCGGGcatggggaaagcagcagcagggctcagagcgCTGGGGTGCCACACGGACAtgggcaggcagtgcaggctccagcccctgctgcctctcctgcagcctggcactgggagctgacAGCAACCAAGgggctccagggacagggatgggggagctccagggagggagagcagtggggatagtgcaggggaaggcagggaatcagcaagggcactgcagggagggcagaaggGAGGTCTGGGGACACAACAAGGATGCTAAGAAAAGACTAAATACCTGTAAAGCTCCAGTGGACAGTGAAACCAAAGGTGGGCTGGCTCAGATTTGCAAGCTGCTGGGACCCCACCATAGGTGATGCTGTGATATTTGATGTGGAACCTGACACAGCTGTTAAGTACTTGCCAGTGAAGTCAccatttttctttacttcatCAATGGTCATGTTGGAGCCCAGGTCATTCCACCATTGCCCAGTCAGGTTACACTGGAGAGGAAAGAACTCAGCACCTGTGGCACAGCGgagcctgcagccacagccccctgcccagcccaccctgtgcatcccacCCTCACAGTACCTTTTTCACAGCAAGGCCGTgagcccccagggccaggaAGAGCGCGAGGAGCAAGGGAGATGCTTGCACcatctctgcagcaggcagacaGCTGATGGAACTGGGGATGTTCTCCTTGCAAGTCTCTGCTgatgctcctgctccctctcctttttattGCTGCCAGATGGGCTGTGGGTGGAGCCTCTGGCCAGGGGATTGTGCCATCTGGGTGTCCCCGAATTTATCAGCTATCAGAGGGGCTGGTGACAGCTGATATTCCCAGAATGCCTTTGTTCCCAGATAAATGCAGGTGGACAGCCCATGTGAGATGCTCCAGTATTGTGGTGCCACAGTACCCCTCCAGTGccacattcatattttctgaaaaatccctttacccaggattttttttctgggaagctgagaaacctcagagaaaaggaaccCAATAATTATCTAATTGGCTACTCCTGTATTTTGTTCCTTTGGAAAGTGGTTGGGGATTATTCACCAACAGGTGATCATTACATTGGGTTTCCGGTGTGAGTGGTTTTGACTAATTTGTTAATTGGTCCCAAGGTGTGTCGAGACTgtggaaagagtcacgagtttcAGTATTATCtctttagcattctgtaaggattctttctgcattctttagtacagtttagtgtagtattctttaatacaatatagtatcataaagtaataaattagccttctaagaacatggaatcagattcatcattccttcctgccacaagGGTTGCCACAAATACAATAAGTGGTGAGCCCAGATGTTgtctgcagcctggagctgaaGAACCAAGACCCTGAAATTGGGTGAAGTTCACAGCCGAGGCTGAACACACAAGGATCTGTTGAATCCTCTTGGGAGGTATCCAGAGACCCTTTGTGGAGCCGCAGGACAGCCTCTAGGGTCCTGTGAATTCTGAGCAGCCTGCTGACACTGGACACTGTTGCAAAGTACTGTTAGCTCTTCTGTGGGAAAccttaaaatcagagggttttgggacagctgcaaaaagcaggcctcagagacagcagaacagcgattagagctaagcagtagccatgagattggtcagcagaaaagtTATGTAAGAAGGAGAAAAGTAGGACAAATAGAACAGcggtctgtgtattaacacttggCTAGAATAACTCCCCAAGCTGCATAGAAGTATATCTAgcgagatattaggaagttctaaACTTAATAATGGAGCACTGTGcgttgtgttttaaggcttacaagcaggtattgtattcaaaGTAAGCATGCAGTGTTTTAACCGAATGTatgtgtgcttatagtggttggagagaactactgtcaatatgcttttgctttctgtgattggtcaaaaaacttttgAAGTTGcaacattaagttcttggtctgctgcctgggatgtgagctgatggcatcttcccattctcataaccatgtaatgagactgatgctggaaaatacaaCAGCTCAAGATGCATTCCTCGCGGTCCCACCCCATTCATGATTTATACATAGTCCCCAGCCAGGGATACTCTTCCCCTCCTGACAACACTGTCCTTCACAAAATGTGGGGTGACGGTTGGGAAGAGGTGCTCCCAGAAACAGAAGTTCAAATTTTCTGTCAGAGGAGGACATTACTTCAATGTGGAGATTttgggctctgcaggacagaaTTCATATGGTGAAGAAACATTTCAATGAGTTTTTCAGATGGGCAAagatttgtgtttttttcacAGATATGAGGTCCTCCCTGGACCCAAGAGCCTGGCAGTCATTGGATCTCTATTTTAGGGAGAAGTAAGAGCGGGGTGAGGGAGTGTCTCAAATTTTTCCAGCGTATGTAGCTCTTTTCTCTGTTCTGAGAAGGAGAGCCCCCTTGGAGGGGCACCTTGCCTTGCGCAAGGGGCAGCCCtctgccagagccagcagaaGAAGAATCCATTCAGGGACAGAAACTGCTGGTTGCAGACTCCTCCCGGCTGAACACTTGGAAACTCGCTGCTTTTCTGGGAAACAGCGTTTTCACTTGTTCGGGGGCTTTTCGCTGGGGTTCGGAATGCCTGACTCCCCCCGCAAGTGCCAGTGGCGTGGGGGAGGTGGGTTCTGGAGGGGCTACCTCTGGTCCCAAGCTCAGAGGGGATGGGGGTGGTGCcgaggagcagagagcaggaacaCTGGCATTTGAATCATAGGGGAGGGGGGCACAGCGGAACGCGGACATCGCTCGCTTGTTCTGGGGAAAGAAGACCCCCAGACCTGGGACGGAGATCCCTGGGAAAGCTTCTCCTTCCCAGCCGCCAGCGTGCGCCGGTGGTtctggggggagggagggggaggaggcaTTTGGTCCCTCCTGTTGCCAAAGCACTGGGCATAGTGGGAGTGGGCTGTGAGAACAAAGACCCTGCCCCGCAGGCCAGGTCTGGCTGTTTGGCTTGCTCACTGGGGCCCAGGCCCAGGCCACCGCTCCGTAGGCCAGGTCTGGGGTCCTTGGTCCACCCACCAAGACCAGGGCCAGGGACTCCACTCTGCCCAGCGGCGCAGCATTCAAaaaagctcctgctgctgctgctgttctttctgagggaaaaaaaaaaaaaggtggaaagaGCTACCAGCTCAAAGTGTTGGAAAGCCATGAGTCAGCCTCAGCCCAAATGGTTCTATTAAGGGCTGTGGCCAGGGCATTCCAGAAattttttcaatattgtttGGTAACTATCTAATGAAAGGGGTCCCACAGAGAGTAACGACAATCACACCAATATGGCTACATGTCATTCTACTTTATTAAGCAATTTTGGCATATTTATGCTTCTCTATACACTGTTTTATGCCACTACTGCATGGTGTTCATTGGTTAAGTGTCTCAATTCACACATACATGTTATTTACTGATTGGTTGTCATGCTCTAAGTGTTTTTAGCTAAGGTGTGCTAAATTAGCAGTTCTTATATTGTATTTGGCATCCGGCTTCATTTTTGCACAATGCTTATTCTTCCTTGTTGTATCTATTCCAGGACAGTGGTCTATCTTGTTCTGAGGACAGTACATGGTCTTCAAAGTAACTCTGTAATCTTCAGGCCAGGGTTGTCCAACTCTTGTAAGGGTACAGCATGGCCTTGTTCTGCCAAGAATTCTTCTACACatccccctttttctttttggacaACCCAGGCTAGTTTAACAATTGATTCAAAACTCTTTTTCATACAAGAAAGAATGCAACAGAGAATAACaagcacaacaaaaataat is part of the Camarhynchus parvulus chromosome Z, STF_HiC, whole genome shotgun sequence genome and harbors:
- the LOC115915787 gene encoding avidin-related protein 4/5-like; the encoded protein is MVQASPLLLALFLALGAHGLAVKKCNLTGQWWNDLGSNMTIDEVKKNGDFTGKYLTAVSGSTSNITASPMVGSQQLANLSQPTFGFTVHWSFTDSITVFTGQCFVDEYGKEVLKTMWLLRSRVENIKNDWKATRVGYNTFGRNKTSWIEDW